The proteins below are encoded in one region of Sulfolobus islandicus Y.N.15.51:
- a CDS encoding RNA-binding protein, with protein MQRHIMSSKDAKIFINKIKEKYNIDISNAKLEVGKEKKETWYYVNDILAFFDDLIPTLCAIMKLKISLPYVIIDEGAVRAVSKGADLFAPGIVEYGCECKENDIILAKTKTNQPVAVLRVLMSKDKALVEKRGKFAINLHHVGDTIWEMCNG; from the coding sequence ATGCAAAGGCATATTATGTCATCTAAGGATGCTAAGATCTTCATTAACAAGATAAAAGAGAAATATAATATTGACATTTCAAATGCAAAATTAGAGGTAGGCAAGGAGAAAAAGGAAACGTGGTACTATGTAAACGATATTTTAGCTTTCTTTGACGACTTGATTCCCACACTTTGTGCAATAATGAAACTAAAGATCAGTCTCCCTTACGTAATTATAGATGAGGGAGCTGTAAGAGCGGTCAGTAAAGGAGCTGATCTTTTCGCCCCTGGTATAGTAGAATATGGTTGCGAATGCAAAGAGAATGATATTATTTTGGCTAAAACCAAGACAAATCAACCTGTTGCCGTACTAAGAGTTTTAATGTCAAAGGATAAGGCTCTGGTTGAAAAGAGGGGAAAATTCGCTATTAATCTCCACCATGTAGGAGATACGATATGGGAGATGTGTAATGGCTAA
- a CDS encoding polyprenol monophosphomannose synthase: protein MANFSIVIPTYNERDNIVKLVEEIKKIVPYTSRILIVDDNSPDGTALILQDLNIHNLTVLVRYDERGLGSAIRYGIKKAIELKSDFIVTMDADFSHDPKYLPEMMKIALNENYDLVIGSRYVKGGGIENWPFSRRIISRGANYLFKLVSHSPINDNTSNYRIYSRKAALLALECDTTNGYEFQICSIFKIIRNNLTFKEYPIIFVDRKTGKSKLDFREILNWFLYIVKLSLSS from the coding sequence ATGGCTAACTTTTCTATCGTTATACCCACTTATAATGAAAGGGACAATATCGTAAAATTAGTTGAGGAGATAAAAAAGATAGTACCGTATACCTCGAGGATCCTCATTGTAGACGATAATAGTCCAGATGGAACTGCATTAATATTGCAAGACTTAAACATCCATAATCTAACTGTGTTAGTAAGATATGATGAAAGGGGTCTGGGATCAGCAATAAGATATGGAATTAAAAAGGCAATAGAACTGAAATCAGACTTCATAGTTACAATGGATGCGGACTTTAGTCATGACCCAAAATATTTACCAGAAATGATGAAAATTGCCTTAAATGAAAATTACGATCTAGTCATAGGTTCTAGATATGTAAAGGGGGGTGGGATAGAAAATTGGCCCTTTAGTAGGAGAATTATAAGTAGGGGAGCCAATTATCTATTTAAGTTGGTATCACATTCGCCTATTAACGATAATACCTCAAATTATAGAATATATTCACGTAAAGCAGCGTTATTGGCGTTAGAATGTGATACCACAAACGGCTATGAATTTCAAATATGCTCCATATTCAAGATTATAAGAAATAATCTCACGTTTAAGGAGTATCCCATTATTTTCGTAGATAGGAAAACTGGAAAAAGCAAACTAGATTTTAGAGAAATTTTAAATTGGTTCCTTTATATAGTTAAGCTTTCCCTTTCTTCTTGA
- a CDS encoding winged helix-turn-helix transcriptional regulator: MELTPRLQDIVNILKNKGSINVKDLALEIKVSPKTAKGYARELQRLGLVDMDQDGNIRLKEHKVEHPDSEKLLKTLENHENEITLLKKEIEAIKGELEKLKKKGKA; this comes from the coding sequence ATGGAACTTACTCCTAGGCTTCAAGATATAGTAAATATTCTAAAAAACAAGGGTAGTATAAATGTAAAGGATCTCGCTCTAGAAATAAAAGTATCTCCAAAGACTGCCAAGGGTTACGCTAGAGAACTACAAAGACTAGGACTAGTTGATATGGATCAAGATGGTAATATAAGACTTAAGGAACATAAGGTAGAACATCCAGACAGCGAGAAATTGTTAAAAACCTTGGAGAATCATGAGAACGAGATAACATTACTTAAGAAGGAGATAGAAGCGATTAAAGGAGAGTTAGAAAAACTCAAGAAGAAAGGGAAAGCTTAA
- a CDS encoding ornithine cyclodeaminase family protein, whose protein sequence is MTLLLKENDVINLLDYKQIYESLLNAFLLFDNKLAINLERSRISFHGTTLTFQAAAMENYMGYKTFISSSHLTFLYDTAGNFLSIIESDRLSQVRTAVLSILATDYIYGDFSSLGVIGLGKYGLAIVEIVSQLRKGIKINIFTPSQQRMEKALAIFRSEGIDVSPKDSIKKICEESEVITTITKAKDPFLKLEYVNHKRIHINAMGSNIPEKIEIFPEVIKASNLIVVEELEQSLKESGELVIAKKMGMLDMSKITLLSSILSRRINVAREGITIFKSVGIGLEDLAVSRLIYEKALSKGLGTEIEVKGVWYRESEKK, encoded by the coding sequence TTGACACTACTACTAAAAGAGAATGATGTAATAAATTTACTGGATTACAAACAAATTTATGAGTCATTATTAAACGCATTTTTACTTTTTGATAATAAACTAGCAATAAATTTAGAAAGAAGTAGAATATCATTTCACGGAACTACTCTTACGTTTCAAGCTGCAGCTATGGAAAACTATATGGGATACAAAACTTTCATTTCAAGTAGCCATTTAACGTTCTTATATGATACCGCCGGTAATTTCCTAAGCATAATAGAGTCCGATAGGCTCTCACAAGTTAGAACTGCTGTATTGTCAATACTTGCAACAGACTATATATATGGAGACTTCTCCTCACTAGGAGTAATTGGTTTGGGAAAGTATGGTCTAGCAATTGTAGAGATTGTAAGTCAACTAAGGAAAGGAATTAAAATTAATATCTTTACCCCCTCCCAACAAAGAATGGAAAAAGCTTTAGCCATATTTAGGAGTGAAGGTATAGATGTTTCGCCTAAAGATTCTATTAAAAAGATTTGTGAAGAAAGTGAAGTTATAACAACAATAACTAAGGCTAAGGATCCATTTTTGAAATTAGAATACGTAAATCATAAAAGAATACACATTAATGCAATGGGTTCTAATATACCAGAAAAGATTGAGATTTTCCCAGAGGTAATAAAAGCGTCAAATTTGATTGTAGTTGAAGAATTAGAGCAGAGTTTAAAAGAATCTGGAGAGTTGGTCATTGCAAAGAAAATGGGAATGCTAGATATGAGTAAGATAACTCTCTTGTCGTCAATACTATCTAGAAGGATTAATGTAGCCAGAGAGGGAATAACAATCTTCAAATCTGTAGGTATAGGTCTTGAAGATTTAGCAGTAAGTAGACTTATCTATGAAAAAGCTTTAAGCAAGGGTTTAGGTACTGAAATAGAGGTAAAAGGAGTTTGGTATCGAGAATCGGAAAAGAAATAG
- a CDS encoding aminotransferase-like domain-containing protein has product MVSRIGKEIEISPVELGSQIAKRVKINMASGTPDPSKMPLKEIEEAYNEVLNELGSKVLFYPGAGGQDELIREIKDKFLPLLNLNKRKGERIVVTSGAQHAMELLGKYFLENDVIAVENPTFIETFNALKFRSSSVIPISLDSSGINVNELETLLKIVKIKLLYVIPNCHNPAGVNMSECKRKTLVELAEKYDFYIIEDDPYRPIAGEIPNPIKNYDNTGRVIYVSSFSKIIAPGLRVGFLVAKEDIAEKISLMEQLDFSTSTINQYVVARLLRKGIITERSKELYEHYKIKMRALIDSLKDKGLDKFNEPKCGFFLLLDVGRDSWNVFHKAVEKGLSFVPAKPFFLRGGDTMVRLSVSVATKEEIIEGVRILNEVIRNS; this is encoded by the coding sequence TTGGTATCGAGAATCGGAAAAGAAATAGAGATTTCACCAGTTGAATTAGGATCGCAAATAGCCAAAAGAGTTAAAATTAACATGGCCAGCGGGACGCCAGATCCTAGTAAAATGCCCTTAAAGGAAATAGAAGAAGCGTATAACGAAGTTCTGAACGAACTAGGTTCGAAGGTATTATTTTACCCTGGAGCTGGAGGACAAGACGAACTTATAAGAGAAATAAAAGACAAATTCCTACCTCTTTTAAACTTGAACAAGAGAAAAGGTGAAAGAATAGTTGTTACAAGCGGAGCACAACATGCAATGGAATTATTAGGCAAATACTTCCTAGAGAACGATGTTATAGCTGTTGAGAATCCAACCTTCATAGAAACTTTTAACGCGCTAAAATTCAGAAGTTCATCTGTAATTCCAATATCGTTAGATTCGTCCGGAATTAACGTTAATGAACTCGAAACCCTACTGAAAATTGTTAAAATTAAATTGTTATATGTTATTCCAAATTGTCACAATCCAGCTGGAGTTAACATGTCCGAATGTAAAAGAAAGACATTAGTAGAACTGGCCGAAAAATACGATTTCTACATTATAGAAGATGATCCATATAGGCCAATAGCTGGAGAAATTCCAAATCCAATAAAGAACTACGACAATACCGGTAGAGTAATATACGTAAGTAGTTTCAGTAAAATAATAGCACCGGGGTTAAGAGTAGGATTTCTCGTAGCAAAGGAAGATATAGCTGAAAAAATTAGCTTAATGGAACAATTGGACTTCTCTACATCAACCATAAACCAATATGTAGTAGCCAGATTGCTAAGAAAAGGGATTATAACTGAGAGATCAAAGGAGCTTTATGAACATTATAAGATTAAAATGAGAGCATTAATAGACTCCCTTAAAGATAAAGGATTAGACAAGTTTAACGAGCCTAAGTGTGGTTTCTTTCTTCTCCTGGATGTAGGTAGAGATAGTTGGAACGTTTTCCATAAGGCCGTGGAGAAAGGTCTAAGTTTTGTTCCAGCAAAGCCTTTCTTTTTAAGGGGAGGAGATACAATGGTTAGACTAAGTGTTTCAGTGGCAACTAAGGAAGAAATAATTGAGGGAGTCAGAATCCTTAATGAAGTCATAAGAAACAGTTAG
- a CDS encoding AAA-associated domain-containing protein produces the protein MEIIDPHARVADLVGLLYSLENTFNGKTDLYMLEKEMEVDLDDLMPIVYTANSLGFITVGEGDIIITDKGMEFLKSNLKRRKEIIRDSIKKIEPFKTTLELKYFTIEELKYILEKKGIQVYNSPEGLYDLQITLVEWGVYSGLLKKEGDKFIVVTT, from the coding sequence GTGGAAATTATAGATCCGCATGCGAGAGTAGCAGATTTGGTAGGACTCTTGTACTCTTTGGAAAACACGTTTAATGGAAAGACGGACCTATATATGTTAGAAAAGGAGATGGAAGTAGATTTGGACGATCTAATGCCAATAGTATATACAGCAAATTCCTTAGGTTTCATAACAGTAGGTGAGGGAGACATAATAATAACTGACAAAGGTATGGAATTCCTTAAGTCAAATCTCAAAAGAAGGAAGGAAATCATCAGAGATTCCATAAAGAAAATTGAACCGTTTAAAACTACTCTAGAATTGAAGTATTTTACAATAGAAGAATTGAAATATATTCTTGAAAAGAAAGGAATCCAAGTTTATAATAGCCCAGAGGGTCTTTACGATTTACAAATAACTTTAGTGGAATGGGGGGTCTATTCAGGATTACTGAAAAAGGAAGGAGACAAGTTTATTGTAGTTACGACTTAG
- a CDS encoding VIT1/CCC1 transporter family protein translates to MLEKYINILNKKSLMKQEKGEELVHYIHEADTFRTKVFGIQDGLIGVGAIVLGAAGFSHDAIAVLVAGLIATIGQAFSMGIGEYISTRVRMQVIQNEIRKEKYQLRNFPDMEKQELVEFYIKKGFNKEVSEKIADYLLKNEDVALEEMLMHELKVFPEEFDSPIRLGFLMSFYLIIGGLIPILPFAIGAYFRQSEFNFALITSILLVIITLGIFGVLGTKYTGLSKHRGALEQIGTGLIALMGSYVAGMVLAHFIPVSYLP, encoded by the coding sequence ATGCTAGAGAAGTATATAAATATATTAAACAAGAAGAGTCTTATGAAACAAGAAAAGGGAGAGGAACTCGTTCATTATATTCATGAAGCTGACACTTTTAGGACTAAAGTCTTTGGTATACAAGATGGTCTAATAGGAGTAGGTGCAATAGTGTTAGGAGCTGCCGGATTTTCACACGACGCAATTGCAGTATTGGTAGCTGGTTTAATTGCAACGATTGGCCAAGCGTTTTCAATGGGTATTGGAGAGTATATAAGCACAAGAGTTAGAATGCAAGTAATTCAGAACGAGATAAGAAAGGAAAAATACCAGTTGAGAAATTTCCCAGATATGGAAAAACAAGAGTTGGTTGAATTTTATATTAAGAAGGGCTTCAATAAGGAGGTTTCAGAAAAAATAGCAGATTACTTACTAAAAAATGAGGATGTAGCCTTAGAAGAGATGCTAATGCATGAACTTAAAGTATTTCCAGAAGAATTCGATAGCCCAATTAGGCTTGGCTTCCTCATGTCCTTTTATTTGATAATAGGAGGCCTCATACCAATATTACCATTTGCAATAGGCGCCTACTTTAGGCAATCCGAGTTCAACTTTGCGTTAATCACATCAATATTACTAGTGATTATAACTCTTGGAATATTTGGCGTATTAGGCACTAAGTACACTGGATTAAGCAAACATAGAGGAGCCCTAGAGCAAATAGGTACTGGACTAATCGCACTTATGGGAAGCTATGTAGCTGGAATGGTATTAGCACACTTTATACCTGTTTCATATTTACCTTAA